The sequence CGCGCCCAGCTCAAGAAGTTTTTTCATTATTATTATCCAGCGTGATGCAAGCCCGCGAGGCAACCCACATGTGCGCACACGGAGGTCGCCAGCGCCTCCAGGTTGTAACCACCTTCCAACGCCGATACCACGCGACGATCTGCGTGTTTTTCTGCGACGTCCAGAAGCTGATGTGTAATCCAACGGTAATCGTCTTCCAATAGAGAAAGATGCGCCAGTGGATCTTGTTTATGCGCATCGAAACCGGCAGAAATAAAAATGAATTCGGGCTCAAACGCATCTAATTCTGGCAGGATGCGCTCACGCACCTGCTGTCGAAACAAATCACCTTTGGTGCCTGGTTCCAACGCTACATTGACAATGTGGCCAGGCTCACTGTCGGCAAAAGTGTCCGGGTAAAGCGGCGATTGGAAGGTGGAGCAGAACAGCACCCGGTCGTCGTGGAGAAAAATATTTTCAGTACCGTTGCCGTGGTGAACATCGAAATCGACAATGGCAATTTTTTTAAGGCCATGATGCTCCAGCGCATGCAGTGCGCCGATTGCAATATTGTTAAATATGCAAAACCCCATGGCTTTGTCGCGTTCAGCGTGATGACCCGGCGGGCGCACAGAACAAAATGCGTTTTTCACCTTGCCCGCCATTACCAGGTCTACCGCCTGCATCACTGCGCCTACGCCCAACAAAGCGGCCGCCAGGGAATGGGGGTTCATAAAGGTGTCCGGGTCCAACTGACGCAGTCCCATCAACGGGGATTTATCGTAAACACGCTTGATGTGTGCCTCACTGTGAGCCAAAGCGAGCGCAGACCGTTCCGCCGGGCGCGCATCGTGACACTGCAAAAAGTCCATGATGCGCAACGAGATCAGGGCGTCGTTAATCGCGGATAAGCGCTCCGGCGCTTCCGGGTGCTCATCGCCAACATCGTGTTTCGCGCACTCAGGGTGAGTTATATAAGCAGTTGTCATTGGGGCTTCCTCGTCACCGGTTCAGACCATTCTAGCGCAACTGCTGTTGAATACCGACCCCCCGCATTTCTCACCTTGGGAGCGTTATACTCAACACACAAAAATAAAGACAACACGGAGGTGTTTATGTCCCACGAGACTCACCCAGATCGCCTGGATATTGTCGATGCACTGCGCGGGTTCGCGCTCGCCGGCATCGTCATCGCGCATATCCTCGAGCAATATCTTGCATCACCACGACCGACGCTGGAATGGTGGACACCTGCCACCCCCCTCGACTCGGTTATTGGCCTACTGGATTTTATGTTGATCGTCGGAAAATTCTACTCGATTTTCGCGCTCCTCTTCGGCATGAGCTTCGCTATTATGATGGGCAATGCCGCGCGCAAAGGGCACAACTTTTCGGGCCGGTTTTTATGGCGCCTGACAATTTTGCTCGGTTTTGGTCTGATTCACTCGTTAATTTATCGCGGCGATATACTGGTGGTTTACGTACTGATCGGCTTTTTCCTGCCGTTGTTTTACGGCTTGAACAACCGCTGGTTGTGGGCGATGAGTGCAATTTTGTTTCTCGGTGCGGGGCGTATTCTGTTTTTTGCCATCACCGGGCAGGAAGGATTTATTGCAGGTGCAAATACCGAAGATTCCCCGGCCGTAATTCACTACGTAAACACACTTAAATTCGGCAGTTTTTGGGATGTAGTGCAATTGAATGTGCCTTACATTTACACCGGTAAACTGGACTACCAGTTTGGAATTTTCGGTCGCGGCTATTTTACCCTGGCGTATTTTCTGGTGGGGATGTGGCTGGTACGCAGCGGTATCGTGTACCGGCTAGCGGAATACAAAAGCACCATAAAAAAAGTATTTTGGTGGGCGTTGGGAACAGGTCTGGCGATGATCGCAGTCAGTATGGCCGGCTTCGCGACAATGCCTAAACCCTTCACTATGTCCAGTTGGCATTTCGTTCTCGCATACAATTTTGCGGCGATTGGCAATATTGCGATTACCGCATTGCTGATTAGCGGCTTTTTGTTGGTCTATTTGCGCAAGCCTCAAAGCCGGTTGAGAAAGCTGGCTCCGTACGGTCGCATGGCGCTCACCAACTATATTGTTCAATCGATTATAGGCACCGCCATTCTGTACGGCTGGGGTTTCGGCCTGCTCGGTGAATTTCACCAGTGGCAATTGTTGATTGCTGGCATCGGTTTTATAGCCCTGCAGGTTGCGGTGAGCCAGTGGTGGTTAAAGCACTTCAACTACGGCCCGCTGGAATGGCTCTGGCGCTGTGCAACATGGTTTTCCGTGTTTCGGTTAACACGCGTTGCCCCCCGTGAGCTTCATTCCGCCCAAGCCGCTGATCGATAAATTCCCGGCCTTTATGCGCTCCTGCGATAGAGGCCCTTGCTTTTTAGTGGCCGCTCTCTTAGTGTCGAGTTCGTATTGGAAAAACCAATCAATTTTTATACTCATATAAAATAAAAAGCGAATATCATGCAAAAAGTTCTAAACCTACGCCCATTGTTTATTGCCAGTGCACTGCTGCTGAGCGCCTGCGGCGGCAGCGACGAAGGAAGCTCCACACCCGCGCCAGGCACGCCAACGCCAACACCGACCGCAGCGCCATCACCGTCCCCCTCGCCATCACCTACGCCGACCCCGAGCGTAACGCCGGCGCCATCCGACGGCACGATGATTATCGACACAAGCTTGCAAAACGCGTCTTTTTGGGGAGGCGACGGCGACAACGATACCGGCGCGGTGGGAACCCGTGCTGTTGTGGATGTGGATCACGAGTTGTTCGATCAGGCTGTTCGTATCACCGTGAATAACCCAACCGGGGTGTTTTGGAATGGCCAGCTGCAGTTTCCGATCACCAGTGCCGTTGACGCTGGCGATGTGGTGCTCGCACATTTTTATATGCGTTCCATTGCCAACACTTACGAAACCGGCTCCAGTTTTGTAAGCGCGTTTCTCGAAGACAACACCACCTACGACAAATTTCTCAATCGGGAAGTCTCTGCCGCAGGTGAGTGGCAGGAATACTACCTGCCCGCCTCTATCACCACGGCCCAGAGTGCCGGTAACCTTGCCCTGAAGTTTGGGTTTGGTGGCGGAGATCGGCCGCAGACATTCGAGTTAGCCGGCATCGAACTGCTGAACTACGGCGACTACGATATTGCGCTGCTACCGGCAACTGCTCCCACCTATGTTGGCCGCGAGCCCGATGCCACCTGGCGCGAAGCGGCCAACACGCGTATCGAACAAATACGAAAAGGTGATTTCACAATTACCGTACTGGATGCCAACGGCGAAACCGCCAGCGGCGCCAGCCTGGATGTGAAGCTGCAAAAACATGCCTACCACTTTGGCTCAGTCACCGTAGGCAGCATTATTAACGGCACCAGCGCCGACAGCACCACTTACCGTGAAACGGTGCTCGAGATGTTCAACCAAAGTGGCCCGGAAAACGATTTAAAATGGGGCCCCTGGATTGGCGAGTGGGGCAATGGCTTCAATAAAACCAGCACGTTAACCGCTTTACAATGGCTGCGCGACAACGGCCTGTACACGCGCGGTCACGTGATGGTGTGGCCGTCCAAACGCAACCTGCCAAACCTGATTGCAGAGCAGCTGCCGGACGACCCGGCGAACGCCCCCGCATCGATCAAGCAAGCGGTACTCGACCATATCGACGATATCGGCAGTGCCACACGCAACTATGTGGACGAATGGGATGTGCTCAACGAACCCTACGATAACCACTATTTGATGGACGCTTTCGGCGATTCCGTGATGGTTGACTGGTTTAACCGCGCGCGCCTGAATCTGCCCAGCCATGGCCTGTTCCTTAACGACTACAGTATCCTGTCTGCCGGTGGCCGCAATATTGCCCATCAACAACATTTCGAAGATACGATTGCTTACCTGGTAAACAACAACGCGCCCATCACCGGCATTGGTATGCAGAGTCACTTTGATGAGACACTAACCCCAATAACCGCCGTCTACGATATTCTCGAGCGCTACCACACCGCTTTTCCAGACCTGGATATTCGTTCCACCGAGTTCGACATCACCACCGATGACGAAGCTTTGCAGGCCGACTATACCCGGGATTTTCTCACCATTTTCTTCAGTCATCCGGCAACTGTAGGTGTGCAACTCTGGGGCTTCTGGGAAGGTGCCCACTGGAATCCAAAAGCTGCCATGTTTGCCAGCGACTGGCGAGCGAAACCGGCGGCTACCGCGTGGAAAACCCTCACCCAACAAACCTGGGACTCCGAGTTTGATGCCACCACCGATGCCAGCGGCCAATTCACCGGGCGCGGTTTTTACGGTGACTACAGCGCAGATATTACGATTGATGGTGTCACCCGCAATTTCACCTTCCACTTGGCAAACGGCGCGGCGAGTGACTTTACGCTCTCCTTCGCTACCCCGGAGTAGCCATTCACTCACGCAGTTTTCCGCACAGCATGGCGAGGAAGGTTATAATTTCGCTTTTAGACGTATTCCTTCCGAGCCATGAAACCAAAAGCCACGATTAAAGATGTCGCCAGCCTCGCTGGCGTTTCCTTCAAAACCGTCTCCCGCGTTATTAATAACGAAGGCTCGGTGGCCGATGCGATGAAGGAAAAAGTGTGGAAAGCCATTAAAACCCTCGACTACAAACCAAACCTGTCCGCACGCGGGTTGCGCGGTGCAGCGTCCGCCATCGGGTTTATCTACGACAACCCCAACAGCAACTATGTTATCGACATGCAAAGCGGTATTTTGCGCGAGTGCCGCGAGCAGGGTTACGAACTCATCATTCACCCCTGCAATGCGGATGCGGACGACCTCGTCACCGAAGTGATGGATATGATCCACCGCAGCCGGGTCGGCGGCCTGGTGCTCACCCCACCGCTGTCGGAAAACACCGAGATCCTCGAGCAATTAGCCGCGAAGCACGTGCGTTTTGTGCGCATTGTGTCCGGTTCCAATGCGCCGGATCACCTCTCCCCCTGCGTCTATATCGATGACCGCAATGCCGCACGCAACATCACCGAACACCTGCTCGAACTCGGTCACCGGGACATTGCTTTTCTCGGTGGTGACGAGGAACACGGTTCCAGCGGGGAGCGCCTGGCGGGCTACCGCGATGCCCTCGCAGCCAAAGGCATTGCCGCTCCAGACAGCATGTTTGTGCCAGGCACCTATTCATTTGAATCCGGCGTGCAACGCACCCGCGAACTACTCAGCCGGGCGCAGCGGCCAACGGCAATATTTGCCTGTAATGATGAGATCGCCGCAGGAACCCTGTTCGCTGCGCGCATCGCGGGCGTGGATGTTCCCAATCAGCTCTCCATTGCCGGTTTCGAAGACAGTCCGTTTTCCCGCCAAGCGTGGCCCAACCTCACGACCGCACAACAGCCAACACAAGTGATCGCCCAGCGAGCAACGCGCCTGCTGATAAACAGCTTGCGCTCCACAAAGTACGGGCAGGTGATTGAAAGTGAAGGTTTTTTACCTGAGCTGCTCAAGCGCGAATCCACCGGACCTGTTGCAAATTAATGGCCGACGGCGAGATCGCTTCTTCCGTACACTGCCACTGTAACCAACCCTAAAAAGCCGATCGATCCAGTCGACTATTTACAGAGGAGACGTTCTAACGGATAATGACAACGTTGTCATTCACTCAAACGCCATGCCTGAATGCATGAGAAAGAGGCCCCCATGAGTAAAACAGAAGAAGTTTCAGGCGCGGCCATCGCCGCTGAGTCGACCCTGATGTTCCAAGAAGCGGCCGCCGCCAGCGCAGTGGTTGAGCACCAGTTCGAGGCTAATCGCGAAAAAATTATCGCGGCAGTTGAGCAGATCCACGCGTTCGGCCCCCGCGCTCTGGTGACTATGGCTCGCGGCAGCTCCGACCATGCAGCAACCTACGCCAAATACCTGGCTGAAACTCGTCTTGGCCTGCTCACATCTTCTGCGGCGCCATCTGTCAGCTCTGTGTACCACGCGAAACAAAACCTCGACAAAACCCTGTATCTGGCGATATCCCAGTCGGGCAAAAGCCCGGATCTGCTGGCGGGCGTTGAAACCGCCAAGCAAAGCGGTGCCCTCACTGTGGCGCTGGTCAATGTTGAGGATTCTCCCCTTGCAACGATGGCGGACATCGTACTGCCACTGCATGCGGGCGCCGAGAAAAGCGTCGCTGCTACCAAATCCTATATCGCCACGCTTGCGGGCATTTTGAACCTGATTGCCACCTACACCGGCGACACCGAACTTCTGAACGCGCGCGATCAACTGCCCGCACAACTGGCCCGCGCTTGGGCCAGCGATTGGACTGAAGCCGGTGTGGACGCCTTGCGAGAAGCGCGTAACCTGTTCGTCATTGGGCGCGGCTACGGTTTTGGGATCGCCCAGGAAGCCGCGTTAAAGTTTAAAGAAACCTGCGGTTTGCACGCGGAAGCCTTCAGCGCCGCCGAAGTCAAACACGGCCCTATGGCGATAGTTAATGCAGGTTTTCCGGTACTGGTGTTTGCACAACAGGATGAAACCCGTTCGGGAACAGATGCCCTGGTGAGCGACTTCGTCGCACGCGATGCGCGCGTCCTCTATGCCGCCGAAAATGCGCGTTCGGGCCAGGCATTGCCCGTAGTTGACGGTGCACACCCTGCAATAGCCCCCATTCTTCAAGTGCAGAGCTTTTACCGGTTAGCCAACGCGCTATCCGTTGCACGAGGCTACAATCCAGATACACCGCCTCACCTGAATAAAGTGACAGAGACGCTCTAATGGCAACACGGATTATCAACGCGACCCTCCCTGCAACCGACAACGGCTGGTTGCACAATGCAAGCCTTACGATTGGGGGCGGCAAAATAACTGCGCTCGACTTTTCCCGGGCGCCAGTTATTGAGCAAGGTGCCGTGGACTTAAACGGCGCACGGTTACTACCCGGGTTTATCGATACACAAGTTAATGGCGGCGGCGGCGTTTTATTTAACGATGAACCTTCGCTGGCGGGATTGAGAACCATAAGCGAAGCCCATCGCGCCTTTGGCACTACCGGATTGTTGCCGACTCTGATCAGTGACGACCTGGCGGTGATGGAGCGGGCCATTGCCGCCGTCGACAAAGCTTTTGCCAGCGGCCTTCCGGGTATCCTTGGGATCCACCTGGAAGGCCCTTTTTTAAACAGCGAACGCAAAGGGGTGCATAACCCGGATAAATTCCGCCTTATCGACAACAATGCGCTAAATCTGCTCTGTTCGTTGCAGCACGGTGTAACCCTGGTGACCCTGGCTCCAGAAACCACAACACCGGACATTATTAAGAAGTTGCGAATGCACGGCGTAATTGTCGCAGCAGGCCATACGGCTGCAACCTATGGACAAACCCGTTTGGCCCTCGATAACGGCGTTACCTCTTTTACGCATTTGTTCAATGCCATGACGCCCATGTCCAGTCGCGAACCCGGTGTTGTCGGCGCCGCACTGGAAGACACCGGCAGTTGGTGTGGCATTATTGTCGATGGATTTCATGTTCACCCGGCAACACTGCGAAACGCGTTAAATGCAAAAGCCAAAGGCAAGATCATATTGGTCACCGATGCGATGCCCTCCGTCGGCGCAGAGCACAAAACATTTCAATTAAATGGCGAAACGATCACTGCCGAAGGTGGACGCTGTGCCACCGCAACCGGCACCCTGGCGGGTTCAGATTTGGATATGTTCAGCGCGGTAAGTAATACCGTCGACAAACTGCGCTGTTCGTGGCCGGAAGCCGGGCGCATGGCCTCGCAATATCCTGCAGAAATGTTGGGTTTGGAAAATACGTACGGTGCGATTTCGTGCGGAAAATCCGCCGATTTTGTGGTGCTCAACGAGCGCGATCAGCTACAGGAAGTATGGCAGCAAGGCGTAAGGTACACACAATAACCGGTTAGCATACCTTTATTATTACAGGCATATTTTCTCCCCCGGCCACGCGCTTCATAATTACTCCACACGTACTTGCCCCCACACGTGCTTACCTTCGCATACGCTCACCTGCTTGCGCGCTCACCAAGCGCTGCACGCAGGTCATTTGAGTGCATAACCTACAAGCGAACCAAAATACCCCGGTTGTGCAACCACAAGGCAATTAACCAGAACAGCACCACGTGAAATATTGCGAAGACCAGCGACGCATTAATGTCTGAAAAATACAGGCTTAGCAAATGGTAGAAAGACGCATATAAATTGCTGTTACCCACGGAAAATGCCAATAGCGACTTAACCCATAAACCCGCGAGAATATAGATCAGCAGTGGGTTTTCGCCGTAGACAGCAAAGGCCCGGTAAGCCGGTCGCACCGGGCGAAAGCTCTCCAACTGCATCAATGCGACCAAAACCAGAACCGCCACACCGGAGGTGAGCAACACATAGCTGCTGGTCCATAAGTATTTATTAATTGGCACCCAGGGGTGTAACAGCAATGCCATACCGATTGCTAACGCGGCAATAATCACCAGCATTTTTTGTTGGCTTGTGCGCTCAACAATAATGCGCGTTGCTTCATAGCCCGACAGCACCGTTACGATAGCCGGAAGCGTACTGAGCAACCCTTCGGGATCAAAAGCAATGCCTTTACCCTGCCATAGATGCCCAGCACCCAAAACCCACAGATCCAGATGGCGAACCGGGTTGGCAACCAATGTATACCCGCCAGAGGCCACCGCAAATATACCAATATAAAGCAACAGCAAACCCAGGCTTGAGCCAATGCGGCCGCGCACCGGCAGCCAGACGATAAACGCCGCAGCACCATAGGCGAGCGCAATACGCTGCAACACACCGGGCAACCGAAATTCAGCAAACGTGCCGGAGTATAAATACGCGTGCAACCCCAAACCCGCGAGCAACAACAGCACCGTGCGCCGAAAAATTTTCAGCGCGTGCGTGTAGATATCGAGTTGATAATTTTTTCGATTGGAAAAAAACAGCGCGCAGCCGACGATAAATAAAAAAAACGGAAATACAAAATCCGTTGGCGTAACGCCGTGCCAGTTTGCATGTAACAGTGGTGGGTAAACGTGAGACCATGACCCCGGAGTGTTAACCAGGATCATCATCGCAAGAGTAATACCCCTCAGCGCATCCAGCGCAAGAGATCGTTCGTTCATTACCAGCGACGCAACTTATGGCCTTTTAAGGCGTAAAACAAGATGAAGGCATAGCACGGAATCATAATCCAATAAGCCGTCTGCGAATTGCCACCCGAAGCAAAATGCCCATAGGCCAATGGCAGGAGTGCGCCACCGGCAATTCCCATTATCAACAACGCCGAGCCAGTCGCCGTATATTTACCCAGATCCTGTAGTGCCAAGGGCCAGATCGCAGGCCATACCAATGCGTTGGCAAAACCGAGCATCGCGAGAAACATCACGGTATTCGGAACCACCGGAATCCCAGCCCAGCCGAATAATACGTCGGCAATCAAGGTGCTCTCATTGGACGCGAACATAACCCCCAGCACAAACACAATGCCTAACAATGCAGAAGCTAACAACGCTTTTTCCTGGCTGAGCTTATTCGGAATAAATGCGACGCCCATCAGGTACCCAATCACCATAAAGCTCATGGTGTAGGAGGTGAGCGAGCCATAATGACTAACGCCCAACCCCTGTCCGTAGAGCCCAATCGTATCCCCTGCGATCACTTCTACCCCAACGTAAAAGAACAGCGCGATTGCTCCGAGAATAATTTGCGGATGCTGCAAAATTCCCCAACGGTTTGCCACCGTTTCCTCTTGCGGCGCGTCATCGAGTACCGGTTCCGACAAGGAGGAAA comes from Teredinibacter turnerae and encodes:
- a CDS encoding DUF418 domain-containing protein gives rise to the protein MSHETHPDRLDIVDALRGFALAGIVIAHILEQYLASPRPTLEWWTPATPLDSVIGLLDFMLIVGKFYSIFALLFGMSFAIMMGNAARKGHNFSGRFLWRLTILLGFGLIHSLIYRGDILVVYVLIGFFLPLFYGLNNRWLWAMSAILFLGAGRILFFAITGQEGFIAGANTEDSPAVIHYVNTLKFGSFWDVVQLNVPYIYTGKLDYQFGIFGRGYFTLAYFLVGMWLVRSGIVYRLAEYKSTIKKVFWWALGTGLAMIAVSMAGFATMPKPFTMSSWHFVLAYNFAAIGNIAITALLISGFLLVYLRKPQSRLRKLAPYGRMALTNYIVQSIIGTAILYGWGFGLLGEFHQWQLLIAGIGFIALQVAVSQWWLKHFNYGPLEWLWRCATWFSVFRLTRVAPRELHSAQAADR
- a CDS encoding LacI family DNA-binding transcriptional regulator; this encodes MKPKATIKDVASLAGVSFKTVSRVINNEGSVADAMKEKVWKAIKTLDYKPNLSARGLRGAASAIGFIYDNPNSNYVIDMQSGILRECREQGYELIIHPCNADADDLVTEVMDMIHRSRVGGLVLTPPLSENTEILEQLAAKHVRFVRIVSGSNAPDHLSPCVYIDDRNAARNITEHLLELGHRDIAFLGGDEEHGSSGERLAGYRDALAAKGIAAPDSMFVPGTYSFESGVQRTRELLSRAQRPTAIFACNDEIAAGTLFAARIAGVDVPNQLSIAGFEDSPFSRQAWPNLTTAQQPTQVIAQRATRLLINSLRSTKYGQVIESEGFLPELLKRESTGPVAN
- the nagA gene encoding N-acetylglucosamine-6-phosphate deacetylase, with the translated sequence MATRIINATLPATDNGWLHNASLTIGGGKITALDFSRAPVIEQGAVDLNGARLLPGFIDTQVNGGGGVLFNDEPSLAGLRTISEAHRAFGTTGLLPTLISDDLAVMERAIAAVDKAFASGLPGILGIHLEGPFLNSERKGVHNPDKFRLIDNNALNLLCSLQHGVTLVTLAPETTTPDIIKKLRMHGVIVAAGHTAATYGQTRLALDNGVTSFTHLFNAMTPMSSREPGVVGAALEDTGSWCGIIVDGFHVHPATLRNALNAKAKGKIILVTDAMPSVGAEHKTFQLNGETITAEGGRCATATGTLAGSDLDMFSAVSNTVDKLRCSWPEAGRMASQYPAEMLGLENTYGAISCGKSADFVVLNERDQLQEVWQQGVRYTQ
- a CDS encoding SIS domain-containing protein, giving the protein MSKTEEVSGAAIAAESTLMFQEAAAASAVVEHQFEANREKIIAAVEQIHAFGPRALVTMARGSSDHAATYAKYLAETRLGLLTSSAAPSVSSVYHAKQNLDKTLYLAISQSGKSPDLLAGVETAKQSGALTVALVNVEDSPLATMADIVLPLHAGAEKSVAATKSYIATLAGILNLIATYTGDTELLNARDQLPAQLARAWASDWTEAGVDALREARNLFVIGRGYGFGIAQEAALKFKETCGLHAEAFSAAEVKHGPMAIVNAGFPVLVFAQQDETRSGTDALVSDFVARDARVLYAAENARSGQALPVVDGAHPAIAPILQVQSFYRLANALSVARGYNPDTPPHLNKVTETL
- a CDS encoding histone deacetylase family protein; its protein translation is MTTAYITHPECAKHDVGDEHPEAPERLSAINDALISLRIMDFLQCHDARPAERSALALAHSEAHIKRVYDKSPLMGLRQLDPDTFMNPHSLAAALLGVGAVMQAVDLVMAGKVKNAFCSVRPPGHHAERDKAMGFCIFNNIAIGALHALEHHGLKKIAIVDFDVHHGNGTENIFLHDDRVLFCSTFQSPLYPDTFADSEPGHIVNVALEPGTKGDLFRQQVRERILPELDAFEPEFIFISAGFDAHKQDPLAHLSLLEDDYRWITHQLLDVAEKHADRRVVSALEGGYNLEALATSVCAHVGCLAGLHHAG
- a CDS encoding sugar MFS transporter, translated to MLVADTTTQSTARSTLLPMVIIGILFFIFGFVTWLNGSLIPFLRIVCELNEFQALFVTFAFYIAYTCLAIPAAQVLKISGYKNGMVIGLLIMAVGALVFIPAAKAQNYGIFLAALFLLGSGLTLLQTAANPYIVCIGPRESAAMRISIMGLVNKGAGVVVPLAFTSLMLHGIDQYTPEVLQSLDEAARQQQLAELASRLVVPYVCMAVVLIGLSGFVKFSSLSEPVLDDAPQEETVANRWGILQHPQIILGAIALFFYVGVEVIAGDTIGLYGQGLGVSHYGSLTSYTMSFMVIGYLMGVAFIPNKLSQEKALLASALLGIVFVLGVMFASNESTLIADVLFGWAGIPVVPNTVMFLAMLGFANALVWPAIWPLALQDLGKYTATGSALLIMGIAGGALLPLAYGHFASGGNSQTAYWIMIPCYAFILFYALKGHKLRRW
- a CDS encoding acyltransferase family protein, encoding MNERSLALDALRGITLAMMILVNTPGSWSHVYPPLLHANWHGVTPTDFVFPFFLFIVGCALFFSNRKNYQLDIYTHALKIFRRTVLLLLAGLGLHAYLYSGTFAEFRLPGVLQRIALAYGAAAFIVWLPVRGRIGSSLGLLLLYIGIFAVASGGYTLVANPVRHLDLWVLGAGHLWQGKGIAFDPEGLLSTLPAIVTVLSGYEATRIIVERTSQQKMLVIIAALAIGMALLLHPWVPINKYLWTSSYVLLTSGVAVLVLVALMQLESFRPVRPAYRAFAVYGENPLLIYILAGLWVKSLLAFSVGNSNLYASFYHLLSLYFSDINASLVFAIFHVVLFWLIALWLHNRGILVRL
- a CDS encoding endo-1,4-beta-xylanase, which gives rise to MQKVLNLRPLFIASALLLSACGGSDEGSSTPAPGTPTPTPTAAPSPSPSPSPTPTPSVTPAPSDGTMIIDTSLQNASFWGGDGDNDTGAVGTRAVVDVDHELFDQAVRITVNNPTGVFWNGQLQFPITSAVDAGDVVLAHFYMRSIANTYETGSSFVSAFLEDNTTYDKFLNREVSAAGEWQEYYLPASITTAQSAGNLALKFGFGGGDRPQTFELAGIELLNYGDYDIALLPATAPTYVGREPDATWREAANTRIEQIRKGDFTITVLDANGETASGASLDVKLQKHAYHFGSVTVGSIINGTSADSTTYRETVLEMFNQSGPENDLKWGPWIGEWGNGFNKTSTLTALQWLRDNGLYTRGHVMVWPSKRNLPNLIAEQLPDDPANAPASIKQAVLDHIDDIGSATRNYVDEWDVLNEPYDNHYLMDAFGDSVMVDWFNRARLNLPSHGLFLNDYSILSAGGRNIAHQQHFEDTIAYLVNNNAPITGIGMQSHFDETLTPITAVYDILERYHTAFPDLDIRSTEFDITTDDEALQADYTRDFLTIFFSHPATVGVQLWGFWEGAHWNPKAAMFASDWRAKPAATAWKTLTQQTWDSEFDATTDASGQFTGRGFYGDYSADITIDGVTRNFTFHLANGAASDFTLSFATPE